The Rufibacter sp. DG15C region GCCCGCCGGTATAGCCAGAGACTACCTCCAGCACACCTTCATATTTGTGAAACGGCTTGACCATGCACCAAAAACAACCACCCGCAAACGTGGCTTTTTCTATAGTAGCCTCTGACTGAGGAGATAAATTTTCCATAAAGTATTAATAGGATTTCTGCTGTAGTTTAAACCCAAAATACGCGGTTTTGTTACCTCCTGAGTTCTTCATTCACAAGAACTTCACTACTGCCAAGGATTTCTTCTAATAATACATCTACTCCAATATTAAAAAGCTCCTTTCAAGAAGTGAGACACTTGGTCTATAAAAATCTGCTTTTGGGCTAATTTCTGGAAAAGAGCCAAAAAACGAGTCTGTGCATGGTAGCGGACAGGTAGCGAATTATGGGAATTTGCGTTTAACGCTAATGTAAACTTCATACTCCTTGGCCTATGCTTTTCCTTTTACAAGAAACAGTTTCTAAAACCGCTGAAGGCACTGGCTTAGGCTCCGTAGAAGACAAAATCATTCAGGGCGTTCAAATCTTGAAACTCCTCATTGAAACCGTGGGCGCACTGATCATTGGCATAGGGGTGTTGATTGCCTTGTTCTACTTTGTCAAATCCTTTATTCCGCCCAGGGTTCATAGCTACAACAAAATCCGGTTGGTGCTGGCCCGGTACCTGGCACTAGCCCTGGAATTCCAACTAGGCGCTGACATCCTTTCTACCGCCATAGCCCCTACTTGGGACCAGATTGGGAAACTGGGAGCCATTGCCATTATCAGGACGGCCCTCAACTACTTTTTAACCTTAGAGATGAAACAGGAGCAAAAGCAAAGCGAACAAGAAATAACCTTGCAGGCCCAAGCCAGCGGAGAAAAACCAACACCAGCAGCAGAAAGAAACTTGGAGTCAAGGCTATAAACTCAAGGCTGCACCTTAAACCTAGTTATCAACGGAAGTGGGGAAGTTGTGGGGAATCTCTGTAACCTTTTCCTAAGACAATAGCCATCAAAACCTTAAGGCCAGCTTTCAGGAATAATCCCCTTGGCCGGCCTTAAACATATACTATAAGAATTGAAAGCTATGACTTCACCGAAGCAACCTCAGACTTTTCAATGGCCTTGTAGATGGCATCCTGGATCCTAGGTCTGATCTTGAGGGTATTCAGTTTGTTAGAAGCAGATGGATGCACCCGGTTGGATAGAAAGATATACACCAAATCATGTTTAGGGTCTACCCAAACACAGGTTCCTGTATAGCCAGTATGCCCATAAGTTGCCGATGAGGCCAGCTGCGACGGATAATGTTTGCTGGTGTCTGGATCCCAGCGGTCAAAGCCCAATCCTCTCCTACTAACTTTTGACTGGCGGGAGGTAAACAACTCCACCGTTTCTGGCTTCACGTATTGGTGACCGCCGTACGCGCCTTTGTTCAACAGCATCTGGTGCAGGATGGCCATGTCATTGGCCGTAGAAAACAAGCCCGCATGGCCGGCAATTCCGCCTACTTTGGCTGCGCCGCCATCATGCACATAGCCCTGCAATAAGGCCTTTCTAAAGTAAACGTCTCTCTCTGTGGGGACTATGCGGCTTTTGTCAAAGCGCTGCAATGGCAAGTACCCAGCGGTTTGCATGCCCAAGGGAGCGTAAAACTGGCTTTGCACAAACTCCTGGATGGGCGTCTGGGCCTGCCGCTCAATGATTTCCTTCATGAAATACATGGTCAAATCTGAGTACACATATTTGCCCGGGGCGTTCAACTTAGAGAAGACCATACGCGGCCACAGCACTTCATTATAATAGTCTTTGCTCAAGAAGAGGCTGTCTGCTGCCTGCACGGTGAATTGGTCAGAAGGGCGCTTCTGCATATCTTTGGCTGGCACAGGCAAGGGCACACCGGCCGGTAAACCAGATTCGTGCAATAGAACCTGCTTCATCCGCAAAGGGGCCTTGTTGGTTTCCCTAACCGATGGGATGTATGTTCCCAACGGCGCGCTAAGATCTACCCGTTTCTGGTCATACAACTGCATCAAGGCTACCGTAGAGGCAGAAGTCTTGGTAAGCGAGGCCAGATCATAGATGTCATCTATCTGCGTAGGCCGTGTGTTGTCATACGTATGTGATCCATAGGCCTTGTTAAAGATGACGGTGCCGTTCTTCACCACCATGACCACTGCGCCAGGCGTTGCTTTCTGGCTGATGGCTTCAGCCACAATAGCGTCTATGGGATGTTGCAAATCTGCACTGTTAATGCCTATTTCTTCTGGTACGCCGTATTTTAATCGGCTGGTTTGGGTGGTAAAGCCCTGGCCTTGCTGGTATTTGTCAGAAAATGTCTCAGGTAGTTTGGCCGTAGCAGCCACCCCGCCAAATAGCAGTTGGGCTACATAATGTGCCGTGGCGGGTGTCTCTTCATCTGCCCACACCATTGGCGCCGAAAGGCCGTCCGCTAACGTTAACAATTCCTTTTTGCCATAGACAGCCAGCAACAACTTCTTATTGGCTTGTAGGCGCTTTAACAAGGTGAGCGTAGGCACATATTGCAACTCTTCCGCAGGAATTTGGACAATCACCGTTTGGTAAGGCGCTATGTACTGGGCAAACCCTTGGGCCAAGGTGTCTGTGGCCAAAGACTCACCCTTTAAAGAAGTAACGACGGTGTATTTGTTGAGTAGGCTGTCAAACACATTAGCGTGGGTTACTCCCAATGATAGGCTGGCAATGTTCTGCTCTAGGTTCTGGATAGGAACGGCTTTGCTGCCATTGTTTAATAGGACGGTGGTAAGGCTGGCTTCTTTCTGTTGCTGCCAAAAAGCCAAGTTCTTTTTCATAGGGCTTTCTTCCTTTGACGCACCCGCAAAGCCAATGCCCGTCAAGCACAAAAGGAAACCTATTTGAAACAACCGGCTTTTAGGAACGTGCCACATACAGTTTAAAAGAATTAAAGTATTAAGATAAGCTTGTTACAAGCATTGCAAACGCTATGCCTGTTTTACCTTTTGACGCTAAGCATCCTCCATTAAAAACGCGTATTTGCAGGTATCTTCAAGATACTTGAAATAAAACTTCTCTGCTAGAGAATCTCATCAGAAAATTTTCAAAGTGGCAGTTGCCTGTTTTAGTAGAAGTGCGCGTGGTAGGTTTAAGTTCCTGTTTCCTGGACCATGGTCCCTGCTGCAAAATTATTTCTTTCTAAAAAAAGGAAGGGACTTCAAGAACCTCGCCGGAAGCCATGGTTCCTAAGGTAATCTCCCCTATCCTTATACGGATCAATCTTAGCGTAGGAAAACCTACGGCCGCCGTCATCTTGCGTACCTGGCGGTTCTTGCCTTCGGTGAGGATAATGGACACCCAGCTTGTAGGTCCGTGCCGGTCATCCCGCACCCGGCGGCTCCGCTCTGGGAATTCTGGCGCCGGGTTTAGATGACGGGCTTGGCAGGGCAAGGTGAAGTAGGGTTGTTTTTCATGGGCAATTTCAATGCCGCCGGCCTGCAGTTGGGCAATGGCTTCTGGCGTGATAAGCCCGTCTACCTGGGCGTAGTATTCCTTTTCTACCTTCCGGCCCCGTACATGCTCGCTCGTCTTGCCGTCGGTGGTGAGCAAGAGCAAGCCTTCACTGTCCTGGTCCAGCCGCCCAATGGCCATGGTGCCCCCGGGAAACTCATACAGATGGCCTAACAGTTTCTTGTTCTTAGGGTTACCTATGAACTGGCTCAGGTACCCGAAGGGCTTGTGTAAAATGAAATGGCGGTGCGACAGCTGAAACTCAGACAAAGGGAAAGGGTGTTTTTGTGCTAATTTCCGGAAAACAAGGCAAAAACGGAAGCCAGGACGCAAAGAAGTAACAGTGATTATTTCTTGCGCAGCGCGAATTCTTGTACTACCGTGTATATCGGATGCGGCGAGCCTAAGGTAGACTTCCAAAGGGCAAAGGACTGAACCGGAAACGCTATTTCTCTCTCAGGTTTATAAATGGGTAGGTTTTTGGCGGGCCGGGCGTCTTTTTTTAACCTACACACAGTAATATGCGGAATGAATTTCTCTTGCTTAGGCGGAGTTGCTGCCAAAGCTTGGGTCAAAGCCCTGCTAATATTTGTGAACGCCTCATTTTCTTGAAACCGAACCCAAACCAGCCTCGGGGATTTGGGTTTAGGGCCGGGCTCCAACTGCTCTAATATCAAGGTAAAAGGATCATTGACTTCTGAGATCCTCTTTAATTCCTCTAGAATAAAAGTTTGCTGAGAGGCAGGCACGTTTCCAATAAAAAATAGCGTCAGGTGCAGGTTTTCCTCAGGCACTGCACGTACGCCCGGGACATCGTACACACCTCGTGCCTGCACTAAATAGTCCTTCAGCGTTTGGGGCAAGGGAACGGCAACAAAAAGGCGGAGGGTGTCTTCCATGGGCTTCCTTCAGTTTACTACTACTCTAAAAAGGACTGTTAAAAATCTTGACTCAGGGAGATTTGGCCTACGTTTTTGAGCTCATTTAATTCCTTGTAGAACTCTTTAAGATGTAAGTCATCGGGCACGAAGACGTACAGCTGGATCTGGGATTTTTGATCTTGGCTGGACTGCTCCACGTTCACATTCTTCACGGTGATCTTAAATTTCTCCAACACCACAAACACCTTGGTGGTTTCTATTTTAGCCGACTGAAAACTGATGCGCAAGTTCTTAAGGGAACCTCCCATAAAGATTTTTTTGCTCACCTTGTCCAACACAGACAATACAAAGAGCAACAGTAACGTGCCAATGATAGCGGCGTCATACATTCCAATGCCCACGGCCAAGCCCACTGCGGCCACTGCCCAAATGGCGGCAGCCGTGGTGAGTCCGTGCGTGTTGGCGCCCAACCTAAATATGGCGCCGGCCCCCAAGAACCCGATGCCAGATACTACTTGCGCGGCTATTCGGCCGGGGTCCACGTTTCTGTATTGGGTGAAGGTCTGGGGTACGTAAATGGAGATAAGCATCAACAAGCAGGACCCAACCGAAATGACCATTAGCGTCCTGAAGCCCACATGCTGTTTTCGGGTTTCGCGTTCGTAACCCAGCATACCGCCTAAAACCAAGCTGAGAACCAACCGAAAGGCCGTAGTGGCAAGGTTCACTTCGGTAGAATGCCAAAAAGAAAAGTCCATGGTATACGTTTGACTTCAAATGGTAGAGCCCTTGCTATACGCTAAAACCAACCACCTATGTTTTCCAGGTTCTATATTCACTTACTTTAGCTTGCTAATCCAACCTTTAAGTCACCAACTGTTTTTGCTATATAAATTTTAGATAAAAAAGAGGACTCCGTTTTTGGCTTGTTTTCTTGAAAACAAGCCAAAAACGGAGTCCTCTACAAAGCGTTTCTTTAAAACGATTACTTAATAGCAATTGGCACTTCAAGGTTCTCCCAAAGCAAAGAGACTCCTTTGGCATTCACCACATACTGCAGGCTCTCATTCATCTTAGCTGATTTTTTTGGCGTAACGGTCACCGTCAGCACGGTATTGGCCGGGTCAAAGTTGGCACCTTGGCGGGTGGTGCCCCACTGGCCGGTCTGCGAGTTAAAGATGATCTGCCAGTCTTTTTCACTAGGGATGGCAAAAAGGCTGTACTTGCCTGCTTTCAAGGTTTTGCCCTCTATTACAATGTCCTTGTCAGTGGTGAACGTAGTGGCCTCGTTAGCGCCAGCTCTCCAGGCTTTGTTGTAGGGCACCAGTTCGCCCCAGATGGTACGGCCCTTCACCGAAGGGCTGCTGTAGTTGATGGTAATGGTGGCATTGCCCACTTTACCTGTTACCGCCGCCGCTGGGCTAGCTTTTGGTTTAACTGCATCCTGCGCGAATACAGAAGCCGATGTGGTTAAAAAGAACAAGGCTGTTAACAGCAAAAAGGATGATTTCAATGTTTTCATAGTGACGAAAGTTAATGAGTGGATGATTAATTTTTCAATGTAGAATGGAAGGATACTAAGATAACTTATTTACTTGGCTACTTAGTATAGGTTACCCTCTATTATACAACCACGTCCACTCTTTCAACTGATTTTGGGTTTGTTTGTTTATTTGGCCGGGCATTAACCGCCACCCCCAGTTGCCATGGGCTTGACCAGGCGTGTTCATACGCCCCTGCTCGTCAATGCCTAACACGTCTTGCATGGGGAGGATGGCAGTTTTGGCCACCGAGGCGTAGGCTAGGCGGGCCATGACCCAGTAAATATCCTCCTCGCTCAGCTCACGCCCCACGTAGTGCTCTATCTGCTGGTGGAATTCGCTGCCCTCCTGCCGGTACCAGCCCAGCGTGGTGTTGTTGTCATGGGTTCCGGTATAGGCTATAAAATTGCGGGCGTAGTTGTGCGGCATGTAGTCATTCTGGGGCATGTCTTCTCCCCAGGCAAACTGTAGGATCTTCATACCCGGCAGGTTAAAATCATCCCGCAATTTTAAGACCGAGTCATTGATTTCGCCCAAGTCTTCTGCGATGAACGGCAGGCTACCCAATTCCTTCTCTACCACCGTGAAGAAGTCAGCGCCCGGTCCTGGTTGCCATACCCCGTTTTTGGCGGTCTGCTCGCCGGCGGGCACTTCCCAGTAATCTGCAAAGGCCCTGAAATGGTCCAGTCGCACCAAGTCATACAGCTCCATGTTTTTGCGCAGGCGCCCTATCCACCAGTCGTAGTTCTGTGCCTTGAGCACATCCCATTTAAAGACCGGCATGCCCCACAACTGGCCATCTTCTGAGAAGGAATCTGGAGGTACGCCCGCCACTCCCGTCATCTGCCCCGCGTCATCCACGGCAAAGATGTCTCGGTTGCTCCACACGTCCACGCTGTCATAACTGATGTAAAACGGCATGTCCCCGAACATCTGGATGCCGCGGTTGTTGCAGTAGGTGCGCAGGCGCTTCCATTGCTGGTCAAATAAAAACTGCACCCATTTGATTTTAGTCAGAGCCTCTACATGCTGCTGGCTTACCGCCTCTAAGGCGGAGGCGTCTCTCTGACGAAAGGGCTCCTCCCACTGGAACCAGGCCTGCCCCTTGTTCTGCTCCTTTAGCAGCACATACAATGAGAAGTCATGTAGCCAACCGGCCTCAGAGAGGCAGTATTCCGTGAACTGCTGTTGCATTGGGGCATAATCACCTGCGTTAAACTGTTGCCAGGCCTTTTCCAGCAATTCCTCTTTCACACGCTTGGCCAGCTCATAATCTACGCTGCCGGTTTGGGGCAAATGGTAAGCTGATAACTCATCTTCCTGGAGCAAACATTCTTTGGCCAATAGTTCCGGAGAGATAAGCAAAGGATTGCCGGCGCGGCTAGAAATGGAACTGTACGGCGAATAGCCCTGGCCCGCCTCTACCGGGTTAAGCGGGAGTAACTGCCAGTATTTCTGGTTGCTAGCCTGTAGAAAATCCGC contains the following coding sequences:
- a CDS encoding DUF1622 domain-containing protein, which encodes MLFLLQETVSKTAEGTGLGSVEDKIIQGVQILKLLIETVGALIIGIGVLIALFYFVKSFIPPRVHSYNKIRLVLARYLALALEFQLGADILSTAIAPTWDQIGKLGAIAIIRTALNYFLTLEMKQEQKQSEQEITLQAQASGEKPTPAAERNLESRL
- a CDS encoding serine hydrolase, which encodes MKKNLAFWQQQKEASLTTVLLNNGSKAVPIQNLEQNIASLSLGVTHANVFDSLLNKYTVVTSLKGESLATDTLAQGFAQYIAPYQTVIVQIPAEELQYVPTLTLLKRLQANKKLLLAVYGKKELLTLADGLSAPMVWADEETPATAHYVAQLLFGGVAATAKLPETFSDKYQQGQGFTTQTSRLKYGVPEEIGINSADLQHPIDAIVAEAISQKATPGAVVMVVKNGTVIFNKAYGSHTYDNTRPTQIDDIYDLASLTKTSASTVALMQLYDQKRVDLSAPLGTYIPSVRETNKAPLRMKQVLLHESGLPAGVPLPVPAKDMQKRPSDQFTVQAADSLFLSKDYYNEVLWPRMVFSKLNAPGKYVYSDLTMYFMKEIIERQAQTPIQEFVQSQFYAPLGMQTAGYLPLQRFDKSRIVPTERDVYFRKALLQGYVHDGGAAKVGGIAGHAGLFSTANDMAILHQMLLNKGAYGGHQYVKPETVELFTSRQSKVSRRGLGFDRWDPDTSKHYPSQLASSATYGHTGYTGTCVWVDPKHDLVYIFLSNRVHPSASNKLNTLKIRPRIQDAIYKAIEKSEVASVKS
- a CDS encoding pseudouridine synthase; this encodes MSEFQLSHRHFILHKPFGYLSQFIGNPKNKKLLGHLYEFPGGTMAIGRLDQDSEGLLLLTTDGKTSEHVRGRKVEKEYYAQVDGLITPEAIAQLQAGGIEIAHEKQPYFTLPCQARHLNPAPEFPERSRRVRDDRHGPTSWVSIILTEGKNRQVRKMTAAVGFPTLRLIRIRIGEITLGTMASGEVLEVPSFF
- the thpR gene encoding RNA 2',3'-cyclic phosphodiesterase, with the protein product MEDTLRLFVAVPLPQTLKDYLVQARGVYDVPGVRAVPEENLHLTLFFIGNVPASQQTFILEELKRISEVNDPFTLILEQLEPGPKPKSPRLVWVRFQENEAFTNISRALTQALAATPPKQEKFIPHITVCRLKKDARPAKNLPIYKPEREIAFPVQSFALWKSTLGSPHPIYTVVQEFALRKK
- a CDS encoding MgtC/SapB family protein, with protein sequence MDFSFWHSTEVNLATTAFRLVLSLVLGGMLGYERETRKQHVGFRTLMVISVGSCLLMLISIYVPQTFTQYRNVDPGRIAAQVVSGIGFLGAGAIFRLGANTHGLTTAAAIWAVAAVGLAVGIGMYDAAIIGTLLLLFVLSVLDKVSKKIFMGGSLKNLRISFQSAKIETTKVFVVLEKFKITVKNVNVEQSSQDQKSQIQLYVFVPDDLHLKEFYKELNELKNVGQISLSQDF
- a CDS encoding DUF2911 domain-containing protein, giving the protein MKTLKSSFLLLTALFFLTTSASVFAQDAVKPKASPAAAVTGKVGNATITINYSSPSVKGRTIWGELVPYNKAWRAGANEATTFTTDKDIVIEGKTLKAGKYSLFAIPSEKDWQIIFNSQTGQWGTTRQGANFDPANTVLTVTVTPKKSAKMNESLQYVVNAKGVSLLWENLEVPIAIK